The Panicum virgatum strain AP13 unplaced genomic scaffold, P.virgatum_v5 scaffold_1427, whole genome shotgun sequence region TGGGGTACTCGGGATTATTATTTGTTCCTTTTTTGATCGGGTTGAACTTCTCATGATACATATCATCCCATGGTACTGCCCctgaaatgttagaaattactTACCTGGGTTGCACCATAATGTGGTCGCTTTCTCGATTGATGCAGTGTTCATTGTTGTTGGTGATCAGGCAACGGCAATAGAGCACTTCATGCAAACAGAGAATGTGCGCCTTTTTCAAGGTTGGATGCAATCATGATCAATTCAACTGCTGAAGTGTTGACTTCCCAAAATCAATAGTGCCAAGTCACGCTTGTCTTGAAGTCGACTCAGATTCATTGTGAAATTCATTGGCGAATTGAAATTGATAGGAGACTACCCCTGTCCTCACACAAAGAGAAGACAACATGGTTATCCTGCTAGATCACTGGCCACTAACCATAGAGATTTTCCTTACTTTAAATAAATTCTTTTAACATGTGCcttccctggcaacggcgccaaaaatgcttgttgacgcctaccaacgtcaccactgaaAACCAGCGATGGCGTCCGTAGACGTcaatggggtggcaggtatttcatgggccacgaataaatccgcaaaaACACAGAGTACtgccgtagcattttacccgagagtaacccggggtgtcatttatatttccgcagggaaggcggcggtgtatagaatttagtTAAGTTAGGAGGAACCACCATGGATTAATGTCAATGATCCGAACAGGGTGACAATATTCATGGTAAAAAGGGGTAGTGAACATACAAGCACAACTAGATAATATGCCTAGGACATCGGAGAGGAAAGAGCAAGATCAAGGGTAACTAGAGCCATAATCTATTGTACTCTCATGAGCAAACCAAACTGAGTCGTTCATACACAAAGGAAAAGCCTGATCAATGGACTAGAGAGACCGCATCCAGATGAACAGGAGGAGCCTGACACATCCaacggctttatgtacctcctacccctctatccgaacgtggaggattactcaggctcggacagggctgtcaccacctgcggctacctctacaaaccgtgggatagagTTGCGTTCAAATGTGGTCATCAACTCAGGCACCACACCTGCGCTAAcgagcaccactctagccttgcgcaaggacacccttgtctatccagggccttagttctagagcgcccaattaaggaagatgaaacaaagtCATGATACACGAACTAGTCTATGCATATAAATCACTCAAGACAATCATAACTCACAAGAAGGATCACATACATAACAGAGCATATAAACCAAAGTACTGAATAGAATAAATaagcatctagtacaaactcagagaattacataaagagaaggtaaaagacataccggactctccacgaagactctaagacctcgaactaCAATTCGAATCtgaactcctctagtcctaagacctctacaagtggagatgaactacatcttgAAGGAGTAGCTCTACACCAATTTCTCCATGccatgaaatggagcccctcccctcatatttatagaagGGAGCCACCCTTTGCTCGGCCGTGAATTCAGCATAGAACCACTTGaaccgacgttgtgagccaatGGGAGGTTGCCACGTCACAGACttaaggtggtggggcccatgggaaGGTCGACCGACCTGTAGATCGGCCGGCCTCctagtgggcccaccgaccttctcctTTGTCCTATGGGCTGTTCTcagggcccacttgtcaatggtGTGTGGCTTGGCTTCGTTCCTGTTGGATGTCTTCTCTGGTAGCCTTCTGATCCATGTGTGCCGATGTCTGATTGGTCGGTGTTTGCTCTTTGGCCGAAAGGGTATGATTGCCCTCCATTTTCAGGTAAAATCTGCACTCATAGAAATTTAGAGGAACATATAGAATTCAGTGATTTATTAGtggcatgagtgtaagaaatgcaagtccaTCCATTTATTATGACAATATTGACACTCAGAAATGGttattagtgagcgtcaacagcgTTTTTTGAATAACTACTAACGCGCCCATAGCTAACCGTGCCTCTAGCAGCTTAGCTAGCTGGAATATAATAAACAGATTTGCTCCTTGTCAACTGACTGAAATGGTGCTTATCACTCAGTCGACGCGCATACGCGTCCGATCGGCGACGCACCGTGGTGATCATATTTTATGGAATTCATCCAACCGGGTTCGTGTTTGTTTGTTGTGAATACCCGGTTACGCGTTAACGGGCCCGGCAAAATTAACCCTTACTCGTTTTACTCCATCTTCAACCTCGTTTGTATCGTTCAGTGGAGGCTGGGGGTAGTGGGGGAGGTGGCCGGCGATCCCCTTGCGATTCGTCTTTCCCCGCCGGTGATCTGTCCATCCTCTCGTGCACTGGTGTTTTTATCTACTCCATCTGCATCTGTCTTCAATCCCTATCACCAGAtctcccctccccctcgaggTACCCATAATTTTTCGAGTTTGATGTGGTTTTTCTGGGTTTGATTTTGCATATGTCGTCTATCCTAGCAGCAgagccccccctcccccccccccccaactggATTCTGCTATAGGTAAATCCGTTGTAGGGTTAGCTAGATTTTTTTGTTTGATATTTTAAGTTGCTTTGGTAGAAATGACAAATTGAGGCACACGAAGGAAAGAGAGATCGGAGAGCAGTGCGCTGCCCATATCTATGGCCTTTTTTGGATATTCAATGGTGGGCAATCGATGATTGTGGAACAGATCAGATGGAGATACTAGTTAGCTGCTGCTTCAGTAATCAACAGAGATAGGACTTTTATCTTTGTTTTGTACGGTCCATGGTTTTGATACGGGTTAGCTGTTTCTTTATAAATCAACGGAGAAATAGGATTTGTCTTTGTTTTTCAAAGCAATCTGCTGCATGTCTGTCTATTTTTGCATCCCTCGCAATGTAGAATTAATCTCTAGTTTATAT contains the following coding sequences:
- the LOC120693979 gene encoding uncharacterized protein LOC120693979 isoform X6, which translates into the protein MEFIQPVEAGGSGGGGRRSPCDSSFPAGDLSILSCTGVFIYSICICLQSLSPDLPSPSRCHYMAICQNSAFHFEKLQSGLTSLLFSTNLRGSASEVSAQHPELSKHLLNAI
- the LOC120693979 gene encoding uncharacterized protein LOC120693979 isoform X3, which gives rise to MVLITQSTRIRVRSATHRGDHILWNSSNRWRLGVVGEVAGDPLAIRLSPPVICPSSRALVFLSTPSASVFNPYHQISPPPRGAIIWQFARIPPSTLKSYSASEVSAQHPELRVEELGMENSASNLSNI
- the LOC120693979 gene encoding uncharacterized protein LOC120693979 isoform X5, with translation MVLITQSTRIRVRSATHRGDHILWNSSNRWRLGVVGEVAGDPLAIRLSPPVICPSSRALVFLSTPSASVFNPYHQISPPPRGAIIWQFARIPPSTLKSYSASEVSAQHPELSKHLLNAI
- the LOC120693979 gene encoding uncharacterized protein LOC120693979 isoform X1; protein product: MVLITQSTRIRVRSATHRGDHILWNSSNRWRLGVVGEVAGDPLAIRLSPPVICPSSRALVFLSTPSASVFNPYHQISPPPRGAIIWQFARIPPSTLKSYSASEVSAQHPELRVEELGMENSANTCSMPFEFTWCLRQSAPANSSLLSDPLPLPFM